A window of the Thalassospira indica genome harbors these coding sequences:
- a CDS encoding DUF1127 domain-containing protein, with amino-acid sequence MAYSLSPAPSAVERPPKASIRTFITTLVSRLNDLSNRFARLLAVREERRMLLRMSDQQLADIGITRAQAEEEYRQSFPLR; translated from the coding sequence ATGGCTTATTCACTTAGCCCTGCTCCGTCTGCCGTGGAGCGCCCGCCCAAAGCAAGTATCCGTACGTTCATCACCACCCTTGTTAGCCGCCTCAATGATCTTTCAAACCGCTTTGCACGGTTGCTTGCGGTTCGTGAAGAACGTCGGATGTTGCTCAGAATGTCAGATCAGCAGCTTGCCGACATCGGGATCACCCGTGCCCAGGCTGAAGAAGAGTACCGGCAGTCTTTCCCGCTGCGATAA
- the ppk2 gene encoding polyphosphate kinase 2, translating to MTSEKKTSKKTVKTAKQDSNDVLGDATRRTGKSRSAANRTDALSKLDTEAKDHFLLDSENLTMDRIDDHPSGPNKPTSQNLRNIPDDQLPPDIDLNPKARAKKMQGKQYLELIAPLHIELLKLQNWIKAENLKSLIIFEGRDAAGKGGTIKRFTEHLNPRGARIVALGKPNDRELTQWYFQRYIEHLPSGGEIALFDRSWYNRAMVERVMGFCSMFDVSEFLQSVPELERMLIRSGIHMTKFYFSVSKKEQARRFKQRQSDPLKQWKLSPVDLASQNLWDSYTEAKRDMFFHTSTTDSPWVIVKSDDKKRARINAIRFYLSQFEYPGKRPEILVYDRRIIHSVAEELDED from the coding sequence ATGACCTCGGAAAAGAAAACGTCAAAGAAAACCGTGAAAACAGCGAAGCAGGACAGCAATGACGTGCTCGGTGATGCAACACGGCGCACGGGTAAAAGCCGATCTGCGGCCAACCGCACAGATGCCCTTTCAAAACTTGATACTGAGGCAAAGGACCATTTCTTGCTGGACTCCGAAAACCTGACCATGGACCGGATTGATGATCATCCTTCCGGCCCGAACAAACCAACCAGCCAGAACCTGCGCAACATTCCAGATGATCAACTTCCGCCCGATATCGACCTTAACCCCAAGGCACGGGCAAAGAAGATGCAGGGCAAGCAATATCTGGAGCTGATTGCCCCGCTTCATATCGAGCTTTTGAAGCTGCAAAACTGGATCAAGGCGGAAAACCTCAAATCGCTGATCATCTTTGAAGGGCGCGATGCCGCTGGCAAGGGCGGCACGATCAAACGTTTTACCGAACACCTTAATCCGCGTGGAGCCCGGATCGTCGCCCTTGGCAAACCCAACGACCGCGAACTGACGCAATGGTATTTCCAACGCTATATCGAACATCTGCCCAGCGGCGGCGAGATCGCCCTGTTTGACCGGTCCTGGTACAACCGTGCGATGGTCGAACGGGTGATGGGCTTTTGCAGCATGTTTGACGTCAGCGAGTTTTTGCAATCCGTCCCCGAACTTGAACGCATGCTGATCCGATCCGGCATCCACATGACCAAGTTCTATTTCTCGGTCAGCAAAAAAGAACAGGCACGACGCTTTAAACAGCGCCAAAGCGATCCACTTAAACAATGGAAACTCAGCCCGGTTGATCTGGCCTCCCAGAACCTTTGGGATTCCTATACCGAGGCCAAACGCGACATGTTCTTCCATACCTCCACCACCGACAGCCCGTGGGTGATCGTGAAGTCGGATGACAAGAAACGTGCGCGCATCAACGCCATCCGGTTCTATCTGTCGCAATTTGAATACCCCGGAAAACGGCCGGAAATCCTTGTATATGACCGCCGGATCATTCACAGCGTAGCCGAGGAACTTGATGAGGATTGA
- a CDS encoding NAD(P)-dependent oxidoreductase, whose translation MAKCAFIGLGVMGYPMAGHLQKAGHDVTVYNRTSAKAEKWVAEFGGSSAPTPAEAAKGAEFVFSCVGNDDDLRSVMLGDGGMFAGMDKGSVLIDNTTASADVARELYAAAKDMGISFIDAPVSGGQAGAENGVLTVMCGGDQDAFDRAAPVIDAFAKSCKLMGESGSGQLTKMVNQICIAGLVQGLSEGVNFGVKAGLDMEKVLDVISKGAAGSWQMENRGSTMVENKFDFGFAVDWMRKDLGICLEESKRNGARLPVTALVDQFYAQVQERGGNRWDTSSLIDLLARG comes from the coding sequence ATGGCAAAATGTGCATTCATCGGTCTGGGTGTCATGGGATATCCGATGGCCGGTCACCTGCAAAAGGCAGGTCACGACGTTACCGTTTACAACCGTACTTCAGCCAAAGCAGAAAAATGGGTGGCCGAGTTTGGCGGATCGTCCGCCCCCACCCCGGCAGAGGCGGCAAAGGGTGCGGAATTCGTCTTTTCCTGTGTCGGCAATGACGACGATCTGCGCAGCGTCATGCTGGGCGACGGCGGCATGTTCGCCGGTATGGACAAGGGATCTGTCCTGATCGACAACACCACCGCATCGGCAGATGTCGCGCGCGAACTTTATGCTGCGGCCAAGGATATGGGAATTTCCTTCATCGATGCCCCGGTTTCCGGTGGTCAGGCTGGTGCCGAGAATGGCGTTCTGACCGTCATGTGTGGCGGTGATCAGGATGCGTTTGATCGCGCCGCCCCGGTCATTGATGCCTTTGCCAAATCGTGCAAGCTGATGGGTGAAAGCGGTTCTGGCCAGTTGACCAAAATGGTCAATCAGATCTGCATCGCCGGTCTGGTTCAGGGCCTTTCCGAAGGGGTTAATTTCGGTGTCAAGGCCGGCCTTGATATGGAAAAGGTCCTTGATGTGATTTCCAAGGGTGCGGCTGGAAGTTGGCAGATGGAAAACCGCGGCAGCACCATGGTCGAGAACAAGTTTGATTTCGGCTTTGCCGTTGACTGGATGCGCAAGGATTTGGGCATTTGCCTTGAAGAATCCAAACGCAATGGTGCCCGTTTGCCGGTTACGGCCCTGGTTGACCAGTTCTATGCCCAGGTTCAGGAACGTGGCGGCAACCGTTGGGACACCTCAAGCCTGATTGATCTGCTGGCACGCGGTTAA
- a CDS encoding S41 family peptidase: protein MLRKGILPILFAVVISFAGTRLVACAGPAWPSDEERRFLDAYRTSVTAGASEEQFAHADKLYVEALQVLSETYVEQIDRVAFVDNSIAMLGDLETDDTSPIGVVGAVLDDSLHDLDPHSAYMTDDMFRRLQESTEGSFAGVGIVIALDDEKRIRIVSPIDDTPAARAGLRPDDRITHIDGYQMVGEPISEAVRRMRGRVGDPVTLTIQRVEDSFDVTVKRARIEVPSVTASIIDQDIGYIRVSRFDATTLDQTQEYLQELEDRIASPRGIIVDLRRNPGGLLDSAADIADQFLTEGLIVATEGRGERKLRSYEADRSDFFEKVPMAILLDRGSASGAELMAAALRENGRGIIIGERSFGKGSMQRIMPLTSGGGLKITTGYYTTPENHIVQGHGVIPDIEITLADAEEFEREIDLEHALPSRRRDPRQSLATLEATSCEQDIEIERLGKSSRENLEENLAEGEGEKPLRDSVLECAVGYFDKGPLANYRNQMEPLLRAGL from the coding sequence TTGCTGCGTAAAGGAATATTGCCAATTTTGTTTGCGGTGGTGATTTCGTTCGCCGGGACAAGACTGGTGGCCTGTGCCGGACCGGCATGGCCAAGCGATGAAGAACGCAGATTTCTGGACGCTTACCGCACCAGCGTGACCGCTGGCGCGAGCGAAGAACAGTTTGCCCATGCCGACAAGCTTTATGTCGAAGCACTTCAGGTCTTGTCGGAAACCTATGTCGAGCAAATTGATCGCGTGGCGTTTGTTGATAACAGCATTGCGATGTTGGGCGACCTTGAAACCGATGACACATCGCCGATCGGTGTGGTTGGTGCAGTGCTTGATGACAGTCTGCATGACCTTGATCCGCACAGCGCGTATATGACCGACGATATGTTCCGCCGCCTGCAGGAAAGTACAGAAGGCAGCTTTGCCGGTGTCGGGATCGTCATTGCCCTTGATGATGAAAAGCGCATCCGGATCGTCTCTCCGATTGATGATACACCGGCGGCACGCGCCGGTTTGCGACCGGATGACCGGATTACGCACATTGATGGCTACCAGATGGTCGGCGAACCGATTTCAGAGGCCGTGCGTCGGATGCGTGGCCGGGTCGGGGATCCGGTGACCCTGACCATCCAGCGTGTCGAAGACAGCTTTGATGTCACGGTGAAGCGGGCCCGGATTGAGGTGCCCTCGGTCACAGCAAGCATCATTGATCAGGATATCGGTTATATCCGGGTGTCGCGGTTTGACGCGACCACACTCGACCAAACGCAGGAATATTTGCAGGAACTTGAAGACCGCATTGCATCGCCGCGCGGCATTATTGTCGATTTGCGCCGTAATCCGGGTGGGCTTCTCGACAGTGCGGCAGATATCGCCGATCAGTTTCTGACAGAAGGTCTGATCGTTGCCACCGAAGGACGTGGGGAGCGCAAACTGAGGAGCTACGAAGCCGACCGGTCCGATTTCTTTGAGAAAGTACCTATGGCAATCCTGCTCGATCGTGGTTCGGCATCCGGTGCAGAGCTGATGGCAGCGGCCCTCCGTGAAAACGGCCGCGGCATCATCATCGGGGAGCGGTCCTTTGGCAAAGGGTCAATGCAGCGCATTATGCCGCTGACGTCCGGCGGTGGGCTTAAAATCACCACCGGTTACTACACCACACCTGAAAATCACATTGTACAGGGTCATGGTGTGATCCCGGATATCGAAATTACGCTGGCGGATGCAGAGGAATTCGAACGCGAGATTGATCTTGAGCACGCACTGCCGTCGCGCCGTCGCGATCCGCGTCAGTCATTGGCAACTCTTGAGGCCACCAGCTGCGAACAGGATATCGAGATCGAACGCCTCGGCAAATCGAGCCGCGAGAATCTAGAGGAAAATCTGGCAGAGGGCGAGGGTGAGAAACCGCTTCGCGATTCCGTTCTTGAATGTGCGGTGGGCTATTTCGATAAAGGCCCGCTGGCAAATTACCGTAATCAGATGGAGCCGCTGCTGCGCGCAGGTCTCTGA
- a CDS encoding acyl-CoA dehydrogenase, whose amino-acid sequence MSDFTPPISDIRFLIHDVIGLDTVSNLPPYGETSADLVDAILEEAGKFAASVLAPLNRVGDQEGAKLLEDGTVRTPTGWNEAYAQFCEGGWQGISAPESEGGMGLPILLGAAVAEIWQAANMAFALCPMLTSGAIEALIAHGSVQQRELYLSRMISGEWTGTMNLTEPQAGSDLSKVRSTAVLQEDGSYKISGQKIFITYGDHEMTENIVHLVLARTPDAPPGVKGISLFVVPKYLVSDSGEIGARNDVTCVSLEHKLGIHASPTAVLQFGDKGGATGFLVGEEGKGLAYMFTMMNNARLAVGQQGVAISERAYQQALEYANTRKQGRDAKTGEEALISIHGDVQRMLMRIRSSTDATRALSLYAAAQLDLAHHLPDNQDRAAAQARADLLIPLVKGWATDIGVDNASLGVQIHGGMGFIEETGAAQHLRDARIAPIYEGTNGIQALDFIGRKVLRDQAAALTAMLADIKETIHGLKDIDETSDLAKARRELDHAIVDLENSTDCVLERCAADADIAQVLATPYLRQAALCISGWLMLRSLGAVSNTETPADLRKAKKKSCIFFFTQLLPEAAFMATQIRNCTETELL is encoded by the coding sequence ATGAGCGACTTTACGCCCCCCATTTCAGATATCCGTTTTCTGATCCATGACGTGATTGGGCTGGATACGGTTTCCAACCTGCCGCCCTATGGTGAAACCAGTGCGGATCTGGTTGACGCAATCCTTGAAGAAGCAGGGAAATTTGCAGCCTCCGTGCTCGCCCCGCTCAATCGCGTCGGCGACCAGGAAGGCGCAAAACTTCTTGAGGACGGTACTGTTCGCACACCAACGGGCTGGAACGAGGCCTATGCGCAATTCTGTGAAGGTGGCTGGCAAGGCATATCCGCCCCGGAAAGCGAAGGCGGCATGGGCTTGCCAATCTTGCTTGGCGCAGCTGTTGCCGAAATCTGGCAGGCGGCCAATATGGCCTTTGCACTTTGCCCGATGCTGACATCCGGCGCGATTGAGGCCCTTATTGCCCATGGATCAGTCCAACAGCGTGAACTTTACCTCTCGCGCATGATATCAGGTGAATGGACCGGCACCATGAACCTGACCGAACCACAAGCCGGATCGGACCTCTCGAAAGTGCGCAGTACAGCCGTTTTGCAAGAGGATGGTAGCTACAAAATTTCCGGTCAAAAGATTTTCATTACCTATGGCGATCACGAGATGACCGAGAACATCGTGCATCTCGTTCTGGCCCGAACGCCCGATGCCCCTCCCGGTGTCAAAGGCATTTCACTGTTTGTCGTTCCGAAATATCTGGTCTCGGACAGTGGTGAAATCGGCGCACGCAACGACGTCACCTGTGTGTCGCTTGAACACAAGCTTGGCATTCATGCCAGCCCGACGGCGGTTCTGCAGTTTGGCGACAAGGGCGGTGCGACCGGCTTTTTGGTTGGCGAAGAAGGCAAGGGACTGGCCTATATGTTCACCATGATGAACAACGCAAGGCTTGCCGTTGGCCAACAGGGTGTCGCCATTTCCGAACGCGCCTATCAGCAGGCCCTTGAGTATGCCAACACGCGCAAACAGGGACGAGATGCCAAAACCGGCGAAGAGGCGCTGATCTCGATCCACGGTGATGTGCAGCGCATGTTGATGCGCATAAGGTCTTCGACCGATGCCACGCGCGCACTTTCGCTTTATGCCGCCGCCCAGCTTGATCTTGCTCACCACCTTCCTGACAACCAGGATCGTGCGGCAGCACAGGCGCGTGCCGACCTTTTGATTCCGCTGGTCAAAGGTTGGGCAACGGATATTGGCGTCGACAATGCATCCCTTGGCGTGCAGATCCACGGCGGCATGGGCTTTATCGAGGAAACCGGGGCCGCCCAGCATCTTCGTGACGCCCGCATTGCGCCGATCTATGAGGGCACCAACGGCATACAGGCGCTTGATTTCATCGGACGCAAAGTGCTTAGGGATCAGGCGGCCGCACTGACAGCAATGCTTGCAGATATCAAGGAAACGATCCACGGCCTGAAAGATATCGATGAAACAAGCGACCTCGCCAAGGCACGCCGTGAACTGGATCACGCAATCGTCGATCTCGAAAATTCAACGGATTGCGTGTTGGAACGCTGTGCTGCGGATGCTGATATAGCACAGGTGCTTGCCACACCGTATTTACGTCAGGCCGCCCTGTGCATTTCCGGATGGCTGATGCTGCGCTCGCTTGGCGCAGTGAGCAACACTGAAACACCAGCAGACCTGCGCAAGGCTAAGAAGAAAAGCTGCATATTCTTTTTCACTCAACTCCTGCCAGAGGCCGCTTTCATGGCAACACAGATCAGGAATTGCACGGAAACGGAATTGCTTTAA
- the lptF gene encoding LPS export ABC transporter permease LptF has translation MNRLTRYMLKQQLIMMVFVTLGLLCVIWLSQSLRFVEMIVNRGLSISVFLQLTSLLLPSFLTIIIPIALFFVIVFTYNKLIQDRELIIMRAAGLSQWALAKPALIVALLSTAVCYFLTLFYLPYSYTQFKELQFSIRNDFSSVLLQEGSFTDIDGLTIYVREVGRDNELLGILVHDARDPDAQTTMMAKHGALLRTDEGPRIVLLDGNRQEVNADDGTMSILYFDRYAVDIAQGAVDEGLRYQDARERSVENLLTAVPPDIIERDLNAFRAEGHDRLISPLNAIAFASIALAVLVSSSFSRRGQTGRLLLAIGVMVVFQATGIAMKNLAAKNPSLVPLMYMNAMIPIALGLYWTFRGPVIKARRAINQEAEA, from the coding sequence ATGAATCGCTTAACCCGATATATGCTCAAACAGCAGCTGATCATGATGGTCTTTGTCACACTGGGGCTTCTATGTGTGATCTGGCTGTCGCAAAGCTTGCGCTTTGTTGAAATGATTGTGAATCGGGGCTTGTCGATCTCGGTCTTTTTGCAGCTGACATCCCTGTTGCTGCCCAGCTTTCTGACGATCATTATTCCGATTGCACTGTTTTTCGTTATTGTCTTTACCTACAACAAACTGATCCAGGACCGCGAACTCATCATCATGCGCGCGGCGGGATTGAGCCAGTGGGCACTCGCCAAGCCAGCCCTGATTGTCGCACTTTTGTCGACCGCGGTCTGTTATTTCCTGACACTGTTCTACCTTCCCTACAGCTACACACAGTTCAAGGAATTGCAGTTCTCGATCCGCAATGATTTCTCATCGGTCCTGTTGCAGGAAGGCAGCTTCACCGACATTGACGGCTTGACCATTTACGTTCGCGAAGTCGGCCGGGATAACGAATTGCTGGGAATTCTGGTGCATGACGCACGTGATCCCGATGCCCAAACGACCATGATGGCCAAACATGGCGCCTTGCTGAGGACTGACGAGGGTCCACGCATTGTTCTGCTTGATGGCAACCGTCAGGAAGTCAATGCCGACGACGGCACCATGTCGATCCTCTATTTCGATCGCTATGCGGTTGATATTGCGCAAGGCGCTGTAGACGAGGGCCTTCGCTATCAAGACGCGCGAGAACGCAGCGTTGAAAATCTCTTAACTGCCGTCCCCCCCGACATAATAGAAAGAGACCTTAATGCCTTTCGCGCAGAGGGGCATGACCGCCTGATCTCGCCATTGAATGCCATCGCATTTGCCAGCATTGCACTAGCTGTCCTTGTATCAAGCAGCTTCTCCAGACGGGGTCAGACCGGCAGATTGTTGCTTGCAATTGGTGTCATGGTAGTTTTTCAAGCAACCGGTATTGCGATGAAAAATCTTGCTGCCAAAAATCCGTCGCTTGTGCCATTGATGTATATGAATGCAATGATACCAATTGCCCTGGGGCTTTACTGGACATTCCGTGGTCCGGTTATCAAGGCAAGGCGCGCAATAAATCAAGAGGCGGAAGCATGA
- the lptG gene encoding LPS export ABC transporter permease LptG translates to MRISPLLTWYFGKHVLISILSILALLIGLILIGDTIELLRRAGNKPDATVSIVLQMAASRIPFMTEKVLPFAVLFGSMFSFWKLTGNQELVVTRAAGVSAWQFMLPPILCAIVLGSLQVGALNPLSSILLQKYETLEARYLQNNASVMNLSSSGLWLRQGTQDGQAVIFARSVSNQQGDQLDLRNVTIFRFEDADDFTMRIDAGRAVLEPGTWRFYDSWTFVPGQASTFAEETMLPTNLTARKIQDSFASPETMSFWDLKPFITLLERAGFNATRHRIHFHSLLSRPLLLCAMVLIAAAFCLKFSRRRRASLVIGGGVASGFILYFCTDVISALGVSGGIPPILSAWAPAGISLLLGVTTLLHLEDG, encoded by the coding sequence ATGAGAATTTCCCCGCTTCTGACATGGTATTTTGGCAAGCATGTCCTGATTTCGATCCTGTCTATTCTTGCACTCCTGATCGGTCTGATCCTGATCGGTGACACTATCGAGCTCCTTCGCCGTGCAGGCAATAAACCGGACGCCACGGTGAGCATTGTCTTGCAGATGGCCGCTAGTCGCATTCCGTTCATGACTGAGAAAGTCCTGCCTTTCGCCGTTCTGTTCGGGTCGATGTTTTCATTCTGGAAACTGACCGGAAATCAGGAGCTTGTAGTCACGCGCGCGGCAGGTGTCTCTGCATGGCAATTCATGCTACCACCTATCTTATGCGCCATCGTTCTTGGCAGCCTTCAGGTAGGCGCACTTAATCCGTTGTCCTCGATCCTGCTTCAGAAATACGAGACGCTTGAAGCACGCTATTTGCAGAACAATGCAAGCGTCATGAACCTGTCATCAAGCGGTCTATGGTTGCGGCAAGGCACGCAGGATGGTCAGGCGGTTATTTTTGCGCGATCGGTCAGCAACCAGCAGGGCGACCAACTCGATCTGCGAAACGTCACAATCTTCCGTTTTGAAGATGCGGATGATTTCACGATGCGGATCGATGCCGGTCGGGCAGTCCTCGAACCAGGAACTTGGCGTTTCTATGATTCATGGACCTTCGTCCCCGGACAGGCCAGCACCTTTGCAGAAGAAACGATGCTGCCCACCAATCTGACGGCGCGGAAGATACAAGACAGCTTCGCGTCCCCGGAGACCATGTCATTCTGGGACCTGAAGCCGTTCATCACACTGCTTGAACGTGCCGGTTTTAATGCCACTCGTCACCGCATCCATTTTCATAGCCTGTTGTCGAGACCTTTACTTTTATGCGCCATGGTTTTGATTGCGGCTGCATTTTGCCTTAAATTTTCTCGACGTCGACGCGCATCCCTTGTTATCGGTGGGGGTGTTGCATCTGGCTTCATTCTATATTTTTGCACAGACGTGATTTCAGCTTTGGGCGTTTCCGGCGGAATTCCACCGATATTGTCGGCGTGGGCTCCAGCTGGAATTTCTTTGTTGCTCGGGGTTACTACATTGCTACATCTTGAGGATGGCTAG
- a CDS encoding LPS-assembly protein LptD, whose product MTSTILGCGIFVGGGIASLHSATAQITGSEVPPPEPAILFSADEVDYNQELQTVTARGNVEISREGRILLADTVSYDRSQDVLTASGNVSITEPTGEVTFASYVELSGDFKEGIVQDIYVLLDENTRIAGAGARRSGGNFTEIAKAVYSPCKVCEDNGSSSTPLWRIRAARVLHDSDSKTVEYEDARLEVAGIPVLYTPYFQHPDPTVKRQSGLLAPSFGSTSHVGSYFSQPYYWSIDNSKDMTFTPTYTTDEGPVLATEYRQRLDSGEFDVVNSITRDTEDDWQGHIDAKGRFDIDPTWRWGFDAEQASEKTYLSRYGFGSPSVLTSNLFTEGFRGASYTRADAYYFQGLKSDDDRDTTPIVLPHLQFHGQSAPAKYGSITTLDLDGLSLTRDEGTNSHRVSAKAGWELPHVGTMGDVTKLSLSVRSDNYLVSDVSRTNRENYSGYTGRLLPLAAIDWQMPFVNSQGSYQQVITPIAMAAWSPNGGNPDEIPNEDSQSFELDDINLFSHDRFGGLDRAEDGFRASYGLEWGIYGPQGGYTSAMFGQSYRANENDTFARGSGLDEHLSDYVGRVTVAPNQYLDLTYRYRLSKDDFSARRNQVTATVGSLDTLRLNATYLHFTDEAGSEEFNEREEIYFHAQRQFNQYWSGQAYGRYDIDETDPLEYGIGFVYEDECFIFDGRVRRTFYRDQDLGESDEFLFRLVFKTLGEFASAAGL is encoded by the coding sequence GTGACCAGCACCATTCTGGGCTGTGGGATCTTCGTTGGTGGCGGTATTGCGAGTTTGCACTCAGCCACGGCTCAAATAACTGGCTCAGAAGTTCCTCCGCCGGAACCTGCCATTTTGTTCAGTGCCGACGAGGTCGATTACAATCAGGAACTGCAAACCGTTACTGCGCGTGGAAATGTCGAAATTTCCCGAGAAGGACGTATATTGCTTGCTGATACGGTGAGCTATGACCGATCACAGGATGTTCTCACGGCTTCGGGAAATGTCAGTATCACTGAACCGACCGGCGAAGTCACATTCGCCAGCTACGTCGAACTGAGCGGCGATTTCAAGGAAGGAATCGTTCAGGATATTTATGTCCTGTTGGATGAGAACACCCGGATTGCCGGCGCTGGTGCCCGTCGCAGCGGCGGGAACTTTACCGAGATTGCCAAAGCCGTATATTCCCCCTGCAAAGTCTGTGAAGACAATGGCAGCAGTTCGACACCGCTTTGGCGCATTCGCGCGGCGCGCGTGCTGCATGATTCAGACAGTAAAACGGTGGAATATGAAGACGCTCGTCTTGAAGTCGCGGGTATTCCTGTTCTCTACACCCCATATTTTCAGCACCCAGACCCAACCGTGAAACGGCAGTCCGGCTTGCTTGCGCCATCATTCGGCAGCACCAGCCACGTTGGAAGCTACTTCAGCCAACCCTATTACTGGTCGATCGACAATAGCAAGGACATGACTTTCACGCCAACCTACACAACCGATGAAGGTCCTGTCCTCGCAACCGAGTACAGACAGCGTCTGGACAGTGGAGAATTCGACGTCGTCAACAGCATTACCAGAGACACAGAGGATGACTGGCAAGGCCATATTGACGCCAAAGGACGGTTTGACATTGATCCGACGTGGCGTTGGGGCTTTGACGCCGAACAAGCCTCAGAAAAAACATATCTCTCACGATATGGTTTTGGCTCACCTTCTGTCCTGACCTCGAACCTATTTACCGAGGGGTTTCGCGGCGCCAGCTACACGCGCGCTGATGCATACTACTTCCAAGGCTTAAAGAGTGATGATGACCGGGACACGACCCCCATTGTTTTGCCGCATCTGCAGTTTCACGGACAATCCGCGCCAGCAAAATACGGTAGCATAACAACCTTGGACTTGGATGGCCTCTCCTTGACCCGTGATGAGGGTACCAATTCGCATCGTGTGTCTGCCAAAGCCGGTTGGGAGCTCCCTCACGTGGGCACAATGGGTGATGTTACCAAACTTAGTCTCTCCGTCCGAAGTGACAACTACCTCGTCTCAGACGTATCTCGCACTAACAGAGAAAACTACAGTGGATATACGGGACGCCTGTTGCCATTGGCTGCGATTGATTGGCAAATGCCGTTCGTAAACAGCCAAGGCAGCTACCAACAGGTCATTACTCCAATCGCCATGGCGGCTTGGTCTCCGAACGGGGGCAATCCTGATGAGATTCCGAATGAGGACTCGCAGTCGTTTGAACTGGACGATATCAACCTGTTCTCGCATGACAGGTTTGGCGGCCTAGATCGCGCAGAAGACGGTTTCAGGGCAAGTTATGGCCTTGAGTGGGGTATCTACGGTCCCCAAGGAGGCTATACCAGCGCAATGTTTGGCCAAAGCTACCGCGCAAATGAAAATGATACTTTTGCCCGAGGCTCTGGACTAGATGAGCATCTTTCAGATTATGTTGGCCGAGTGACTGTTGCCCCGAACCAATATCTTGATCTGACATATCGCTACCGTCTTTCAAAAGACGATTTTTCTGCTCGCCGAAATCAGGTAACTGCGACTGTCGGATCACTCGATACGTTACGCCTGAATGCAACGTATCTCCACTTCACAGACGAAGCAGGTAGCGAAGAATTCAATGAGCGTGAGGAAATCTACTTCCACGCGCAACGTCAATTTAATCAGTACTGGTCGGGTCAAGCGTATGGGCGCTACGACATCGATGAAACCGACCCCTTGGAATATGGTATCGGTTTCGTTTATGAAGATGAGTGCTTCATCTTCGATGGCCGTGTCCGACGGACATTCTATCGGGATCAGGATCTAGGTGAATCTGACGAATTCCTTTTCCGTCTCGTTTTCAAGACCCTGGGTGAGTTTGCATCTGCAGCCGGATTGTAA